The genomic interval ATAAATATTCACTTCTTCAGGCTTATACTCGCTCCTTGTAGAATAGTCCAATAAATCGGATATCAATTTGTTAATGCGGTCGATTTCCTTTATCAAACGGTCAAACATGATTTCATTGTTACCCGTCAACAAATTCTTTAGACGTTTTTTCAATACCTGTATAGATGTTCTCATTCCTGTAAGGGGATTTCTAATCTCATGAGCAACTCCCGAAGCGAGCCGTCCGGCTGTCGCCAAACGGTCAAGCCTTTGAATCCTGCTTTCAAGTTTCCTTCTTTCCGTAATATCATTGAAACTACATATGTATCCGCGAATATTCCCGCTTTTTTCCCACATAATCGACATGTAGAAATCCAGAACCTTTTTATCTCCATCAACCGATCTTACAAACTCAAAAAGCTTGTTCTTGCTCTTTTCCTCGGGATGAGTCAAAAATACTATTTTCTCCATAATGGAAAGCAAATTCTGCCCTTCATATGTATAACCGTCAAATCCCTCTACGAGTTGGTCTGCAAACGGGTTCTTCGAAAGAATTTCCCCATTGAAATCAAATGTTACAATCCCTTTTTCAATGTTGTTGAGTATGTCTTGATTATAGTTTTTTACATTAATCAATTCATTCATTGACGTATCTAGCTGCTCCAGCATTTGATTGAAAGCCGATCCCAATTGACCAATTTCATCGCCTCTATTTAGAGCAATTTTATTTCCGTATTCACCTTTTCCAATCAAAGCGCAAAATTTAACCAGCTTTTTAATAGGCTTAGTTATGTTGGCGGCAATCAATATGGTCATTTGCAAGGAAAGCGTCAAGAAGATTATCCCTGTCAGGAAATTGTACTTGTATGAATCATAAAAAAAGTAGAATAAATGCTTTTTATCCTCCAGTAAAACCAGCGTCCATTCAAAAGGCGGATAGTAACTGCCGGTAATTAAATACTCGTCTCCTACATGATGGGTTTCTTCATTCAATCCATCTCTTAAATCCCATTCTTTTACGTCAGGCAAATACTCGGTACTATTAAATAAAATATCGCCGTTTTTTAGTATTATCAAACCGCCTATATCTACAGCCTGCATTTCTCTTATCACTTCTTGTTCTGTCAAAACCGAAATCGTATTGTCTTCAATCTTGTAATCAAGACTCCTTTGAATCTCTCCAATCCTCTCGTCCATATACCTAAACTGATTGTCAATTATAAAATTATAGTCGTTAATAAAAGATGTTGCCAACAAAACCGTCATGGAAATAAAAAAAAGTATTACGAAAGGAATCAAAATTTTGTTTTCAATGTTCAGCTTCATATTATTCCAGCCCCCTCAAGTCTGCTGGCTACATAAAACACGATAGCTGAAACGATAACCCCCGGCATAGCCGGATGCAAATCAAATACACTTTGCGATTCATAATTGTAGATGATTAGAAAAATCATAACCGCAAGTCCGGAAACCATGCTGCAAATGGCCCCCTTCCTGGTAGCTTTTTTCCAAAATGCCCCTCCATAAAGTGGTATCAAAAAAGAAACCGAGAACATCCCCCAGATGTATCCGCCGTAAACCAAAAGACTTTCCGGAGGAGACAACGCCAGCAAGAGAGAAATGCTTCCGGCTACGAAAACAACAAATCGACTTATGCCTAGCAGCATCTCGTCAGTATGTGTTTTTTTCGATACAATCTCGAAAACATCATATACAAAACTGCTCGATGCCACGAGAAGCTGCGAATTCGCGGTCGATATGGCGGCAGCCATAATAGACAAGAATACAAGCCCGCTGATTTTTGAAGACAGCAGCGAATTGAAAATGAATGGGAATATGGCATCTATGGAATCCACCCCTTGTACCATCGGAATGATTGCTCTGCTCCCTAATCCGATGAGTATGAGACCCGCATACACAAAACTTAAAATAACTATGGAAATCTTTATCATTTTTACCGCCGTTTTATCGTCCTTTGCCGCAATTATCCGTGTTGTATACTGTGGATTTGTAGAAAGCCCTAGTCCCCATCCGAAAAATGCCGATATCAAGGTCAAAAGAGGCATGTTCCCGCCCGCCAACGGATGAAGCAAAGATCCTTTTGGCGTATAATATGGATAACCCTCAATTGCATAGCCTTCAATCATTCTCGCTTTTTCAAAGAGAGCACCAATTCCACCGACACGATTAAGAATACTTATGACCGCAATCAACACTCCCATGCATATGATTACCATATTGAAGCTGTCGCTTCTTGCGATTGAAAACAAACCACCGAAAGTTGTATACAATACAAAAATATAAACTATCAAAATTGCAAGAGTATACGGGATTTCCAAGAATTCAGAAATTACAATTCCAAAACCTCGAATCTGTATGACTATGTATAAAATGAAATTCATTACAACAAGCAGGCCACCCGACACTTGAATTGCTTTGCTGTCATAACGCATATTTAGATATTCCGGTATGGTCATAGCGCCGCTGGCCCTAAGCTTTGGAGCCAGCAAAATAAGGAACCACGCTCCTATAAACCAAGGTATTACAGAATAAAACACAAAAGCGTACCCGTATGTATAAATGAGACCCGGAAGTCCTTGCATTGATGCAGCACTAAACCAAGTGGCTACAAAGGTCGACACACATGCTAACAACCCTAGCCTCTTTCCACCTACAAAAAAATCACTTATTGTTTCCGTTTCTTTATAGCCTGATTTTCCAAAATAAAGCAATGCAATCGAATACAAAAAGAAAAACAGCAAGAACATGTATGATTTTGGCATCTAAACACTCTCCCCACCAATTCAAAGGCGAATAACAAAAAGAACCATCTCTTTTTAATGCTTGTACCATATTATCTGCAACAATTTACAATAAATCGTCTATCTTTTTAAGTATAATACGAATCCGAAAATTCATCCAAGACTTTACATCCTTTGTTGCATGTGTAAATTTCCCGCTTTTTTGCAGACCTATTCGGATATGAATCTGTTATCTTTGATTTCCCTATGTATTTTAAACTCCATCATCTTTGTCGTTCTTTCTGCAAACAATTATATGTCAACCAGAAAGTCTATTATAACAACAGATGAAGATGTAAAGTTTCCGGGGAAAACCGGAACCGCTTCTATACATCCGAACAAGCCGTATTTTCCATGCATTAGTGGACTTAATCGTATCAAAATACAGACCGGATTGTCAATTGCACCTTCATTGGCCAGCCGCTTCAATCAATAAAAAAAGACACGAAAACAACTGCCTTTTTCCGGTCTTCTTCCTATTTTAGCATTTCTATCCGGTTTTTTATCTCATCACTGCTCAGCCCATAATCCTCAGAAGACAATCTTGCCACATATACATGCTTATCCATTTCATA from Peptostreptococcaceae bacterium carries:
- a CDS encoding sodium:solute symporter family protein, translating into MPKSYMFLLFFFLYSIALLYFGKSGYKETETISDFFVGGKRLGLLACVSTFVATWFSAASMQGLPGLIYTYGYAFVFYSVIPWFIGAWFLILLAPKLRASGAMTIPEYLNMRYDSKAIQVSGGLLVVMNFILYIVIQIRGFGIVISEFLEIPYTLAILIVYIFVLYTTFGGLFSIARSDSFNMVIICMGVLIAVISILNRVGGIGALFEKARMIEGYAIEGYPYYTPKGSLLHPLAGGNMPLLTLISAFFGWGLGLSTNPQYTTRIIAAKDDKTAVKMIKISIVILSFVYAGLILIGLGSRAIIPMVQGVDSIDAIFPFIFNSLLSSKISGLVFLSIMAAAISTANSQLLVASSSFVYDVFEIVSKKTHTDEMLLGISRFVVFVAGSISLLLALSPPESLLVYGGYIWGMFSVSFLIPLYGGAFWKKATRKGAICSMVSGLAVMIFLIIYNYESQSVFDLHPAMPGVIVSAIVFYVASRLEGAGII
- a CDS encoding HAMP domain-containing protein; its protein translation is MKLNIENKILIPFVILFFISMTVLLATSFINDYNFIIDNQFRYMDERIGEIQRSLDYKIEDNTISVLTEQEVIREMQAVDIGGLIILKNGDILFNSTEYLPDVKEWDLRDGLNEETHHVGDEYLITGSYYPPFEWTLVLLEDKKHLFYFFYDSYKYNFLTGIIFLTLSLQMTILIAANITKPIKKLVKFCALIGKGEYGNKIALNRGDEIGQLGSAFNQMLEQLDTSMNELINVKNYNQDILNNIEKGIVTFDFNGEILSKNPFADQLVEGFDGYTYEGQNLLSIMEKIVFLTHPEEKSKNKLFEFVRSVDGDKKVLDFYMSIMWEKSGNIRGYICSFNDITERRKLESRIQRLDRLATAGRLASGVAHEIRNPLTGMRTSIQVLKKRLKNLLTGNNEIMFDRLIKEIDRINKLISDLLDYSTRSEYKPEEVNIYQSVSDTLALLDDELESKGIFVSIEIDFKELNFFIDPSHFNQILLNLIKNAMDAVNPNEGVIRIEGRYSDESLAKTELIISDNGSGISQDLIEKIFDPFFTTKADGTGLGMFVVHELVEQNGGEIDVHGVEGEGTRIVLRFKMGGTQNE